The DNA sequence catatcaattgttgaaactaagaaatgttattgtttcttgaaaaatatgtgtccactttgaatttgatgctaggaacacatttcaaaaaagctgggatagGGGcatcaaaagactggaaaagttgtgtaatgctaaaaatgtTTAACTTGGTGGAACATCTTACAACTAAattggttaattggcaacaggtgagtaacatgattgggtataaacaGAGCAtaccagagaggatgagtctttcagaagtaaagatggggaggggttcacaaTTCTGTGAAAGACTTCGCAGGCGAATTgtgcaacattttaagaataaacACCTGACTGGTGTTGCCCTCTCTGGCTGAGATAACATAATTTTGCTGTTTCTTCTAACTGTTTATCAGTGTCTTACATCAACTGGGAGGAGTCTTTGCCCACTCATCTTTACTGTGCTGCTTCAGCTGTGCCTTGTTTGAGGGCTTACATATGCTGCTGCTATATGCATTTGTGTTGCTAAAACAACTTTTCTTCCTATTATTGTTGCGTTATGCAGTTGTTTTGTCTTGATGATCAGGACCTATCTtttataattaatcaatacTATGATTTCAATGTAGTgaatctgttttttctttttggtttaGGTGTTTTTCATTAAGTTGAGGATTTGACATTGTTTGAATGTTATCATGTTTCCATCCCTGATGTATAGGTTGCATTGTAAAGGTGCAACTTCCTGCTCTGTCTTCCTTTTCTACTAGCTTGTTGATGGGTTGTATACATACCCCTGAATATTTTGCTGtgtcaatacatttgtttttctgaacACACAATATGAAACTTTGAATCCAAGCTTTAATTTCTATTTAACAGTAATCCCCTAAATTCCTGTCCGCCCAGTTTCTTAAATAGACCTCGAACAGTTTTCCAGTGCCAAGCAATAAAGACATCTTTCTGTGTCCCTTTTTTAGAAAATGGCGGAGCTAAACAAGTTCACATTGGAGCACAGAGAGGAGGCTGGATCAGAGGAAGACTCGGACGCTCCCCCAGAACCTGCGTCAGATGGTGCCGCCTCAGGAGAACTGGTCATCCAACAGGTTCGCACCACGGACCCTGACGGAAACCTCAAGGTTGTGTACCCATCCAAAACGGATCTCTCCACTGACGTTGGCAACCTGAACGTTATCTGGTAGTTATGCAACTGCTTGCCTTTAGATTCACAGTACTTTGTATGAAATGCCACTGTTCAATTAGTTTCATTTGCTGAGTTATGATATTTAACAGCAGCAATTAAATCACTCATTTATAAAATGAGGAGGTAGTGTTTTATTGCCTTGCTTAAATGTTCTTGATTATTATTTGCCCCTCACAGTTAATGTATGGAATAACCACCTACCTGCCCAActtaaaatatcaaaatgtttttgtatacatatttttatattgctAACACTAAAGGCAACTCATTTGATTgtataatgttattattattattgacaaGTACTATAAGTTTGTAGCTAGCCTGTTTGGTCAGTTGAGTGTAAACATAGTTAGTGACAACTTTTAGCAATTTTGAACTAAATCATAAGACCCTTTGCCATTCCCCTCTTTTAGTAAGGGCTGGgattgtgtgtaatgtaatatttaaaCAATGTCTTAAATAAATTGAACTTTGAAGGCATCTGTGATTATGCTTTTCTTTATTGTTCATGCTGAATGCTAGGTTTCTGGGTAAAAGTGACTTCTTGTTTTCTTGAACTATATCAGGAATGTTTGGCGTTAATTACACAAAGTTCCAGAGAGTTTAATAAATGCCTCCATTAGTCAGTCTGTGCATGCATTGGGTACAATTAATTGTAAAGATGCTTGGGTTATTCACAGGTTAACCAAAGTGCATGGTACTGTTACATATCAATTGTCCACTAAGGGTTGACTCTAAAGAATAGCAAGAGAACTGCGCTGTGTGTCAAGAACAGGGTGGGACTGCCTGGCACAAGATGCATTTTTTCATTTAAGGCAACCTGTTCGTTGGAACCTGTTCGTTGgacacaaacagaaagaaaaggcCACGGTGGACAAGCGTTAGTAAAAAGGGTCTGCAGTTCTTGGAAATTAATGTGCAGCTTGACAGGCCAAATGCTGCACAAAGGGACAGTACTAGAGTCAGGACCTGCAAGCCCAGTGCTTGCCACCCAGAGCATTACTTATGCCAACTATCAGTGAATCAATAATTATTGCATGGTAGATGCACATATTTCAACCTTAGGTGTTGGGTTGAGTTATGGTTGTTCAATCAGCAGAGGAAATTACTATCAGAGCCAAGTTAATGGTCCAACAATGTTGAATTGGTTGACAAAAGAGCCAGAACACTGACACTCCAGACTAGATTGCGTCATGGGGACCTTTCGTACCCAGCAAGCGTTGGGATCAAGTTTCAAACCATCAGAACTGTTAGTAAGGCAACAGGGCAAAGATGAAAGTTACAGAAGGACATAAACCACAGTGGGGTGATGACAAAAGGACATAAACTACAGTGGGGTGATGACAGAAGGACATAAACTACAGTGGGGTGATGACAGAAGGACATAAACTACAGTGGGGTGATGACAGAAGGACATAAACTACAGTGGGGTGATGACAGAAGGACATAAACCACAGTGGGGTGATGACAGAAGGACATAAACTACAGTGGGGTGATGACAGAAGGACATAAACTACAGTGGGGTGATGACAGAAGGACATAAACTACAGTGGGGTGATGACAGAAGGACATAAACTACAGTGGGGTGATGACAGAAGGACATAAACCACAGTGGGGTGATGACAGAAGGACATAAACTACAGTGGGGTGATGACAGAAGGACATAAACCACAGTGGGGTGATGACAGAAGGACATAAACTACAGTGGGGTGATGACAGAAGGACATAAACTACAGTGGGGTGATGACAGAAGGACATAAACCACAGTGGGGTGATGACAGAAGGACATAAACCACAGTGGGGTGATGACAGAAGGACATAAACCACAGTGGGGTGATGACAGAAGGACATAAACCACAGTGGGGTGATGACAGAAGGACATAAACTACAGTGGGGTGATGACAGAAGGACATAAACTACAGTGGGGTGATGACAGAAGGACATAAACTACAGTGGGGTGATGACAGAAGGACATAAACCACAGTGGGGTGATGACAGAAGGACATAAACTACAGTGGGGTGATGACAGAAGGACATAAACCACAGTGGGCCGATGACAGAAGGACATAAACAACAGAATGGTGATGACAGAAAGACATAGAAGCCAGTCTCTTTGAACCAGAACAACAGTTTTTTCAGCTATTGAAACAGAACTCCAGTGCTCTCAAGACAAAGATACCAGCAAGACTGACAGAGACTTGCTTTTTCTCGATTGTAAAGATTGTTATACAGAGAAGAGAATTGCAGAATGGATCTTGAAAGCCAACACTACCTTATTTTCCTAATCAAAGGAAGAAATGCATAACATTATTATGGCATTTAATCTGTGGCATTTTATGGCATTTAATTATGGCATTTAATCTGTCACTGTCGAAGTGTATGTTTGATTTCAACATTGGCACGGACTATTCCAAGTAACAGCCTTTAGCCTCTGATGCCTGGAGGAGAATGTCTTCACTGTAATAAGAGCCTTTTgcaaatgcaaaaaatatacaAGCATTTTTTATCTGCATGTTAGTATATGCTGTACCAGTAAAATATATGGACTCAcccactcattcaagggtatttatttttactatattCTGCAccgtagaataatagtgaagacaacaaaactatgaaataaattTTGGAATAATATAATAACCAAAATagtgttaaacaaattaaaatatattttagattctccCAAGTAGCCAAAAGTAgacctttgccttgatgacagcttagCACCATCTTCGCACAAAGTATATTTCAAACATGTTTGTAAAACAGCACAAGAAATTAAAATTTTCAACAGCTTTTTATTGGCTGTGTTCTTTCATTCAAATATTGAAGCCAAGTGGCCTTCATGTGTTAGTTGCATAGGCTAACAAAACAAGCCTTGTAGTACAATCTTGAAAAAACATCAGAAATTTATAAAATATCACTTAGTGACAAGAACATATTGAATACCAAGCACTGTAAGTCAAACATTATGTTCATATTTTTGGACTTAATTAGATGCTTGATTAGAAGCTCGGACATTTCACAAAGCTAAAGGGTAGCTGTAAATCCTCTTTACAACAAGCCAACTGCAATCACAATGTTTCTAAAAAGGCAAAAAGTATTTCCTGACtaatgacatttcaaatgtgtcCAATTATCTTTTTAAGTATTTTAGGATCCTTTTATATTCATCATTtggacatttaaataataatatttggaAAATAATCAATCCTTCGAAGGTACTTCCTCACAGAGCAAGGATCTTCCAGTCAGTGGCTACTCAGCATTTGTGGACGTAATATCCAGTAACATATCCTATCATGTAGACAGCCACCAGAGCAGCCACAGCTCCTCCCACTTTGAGTGCTATCCCCAGGGTTCCCGTGCAGTATCTGTTGTAGACCCTACGGAGAACAGAACGTATAATATCAGTAAAAAACAAGGGGTCTGGTCATTTGGAGATGTTATTTATCTAGGATTAAATGGAGCCAACTGTACTTTCAAAtgctatttcacaaaatgtaattttttgagAACTTTGTCTTAAAACTCGTCAAATGGTTGTCATTCGCTATAATGTGTATAACCTGTCCCCGAGGTGGCTTTAGTTTTTTCAGGACCGTTGGcaagatacattttgttttaatgcaaTTCACATTTTGCCATGACTATTGCCTTTTTATATGATATCAGGAATGAGAATGGCTAACAAACTCAATAGGGGCCCAATGGAGGTCAGTGCATGCCTGGTTAATCAGTTGGTCAGCTGTCTAGAAGAACTACCAATTAATTATTTCAGCAAATCGAATTTGCTGACAGAAAACTAGAAACTGCTTATATACAACTATATTTTTACTGAAATTATCCACAATTCTTATTCTCAATTGTTGAGACTTCAAATGtgacaacaacataaaaacaagctGGCCATGGCAATGGTTGGTATGAACAAGACTGATTGTTTCCTCTGTCAGTTAGACATGAGTCTTCCTCTGAGCTTACCCAGTTACACCTGTTCCAGCCACATTCAGATTGATGTTGTCTTCATTCCAGCGGTTGTATTGGGCACCAGCCGTGTTGGAGTCCATGACAGAAGTGATTCTTCCCTGTACTTTATGTACTGCAAATACTGATTACTTCTTCACCAACTTCAAACCTGTGAAAAATATCCATAGAGATGTAGTTGCACAGTATGGACATACAAAGGCAACATCATGACAACGTTCATTTCAATTGTCTAACCACAGTGAGTTTAAACCTATACACttccattttaaaatattcCCTGATTtgtttcaattacatttatttgaaaagacTGAGTGacacattaaaatattatttaacgATTAAATGAAAGCTTATGACTAGAGCTGTAGAATATTAATAACAGATGAGTTACCCAAAACAACTGGAATTCTACTTACTGCAGTGCTCACTCGAAGACTGAGAGTAGATTGTCTTGAAGAAAGCCTGCTTCTTGGTCTTTATAAAACCTTGAGCAAAGTTCATGAGTTAATCAATGTCAGCATTCGTCAGCAGGTCATATATTTTGAAGGCTTGTGTCAGTAGTTATATGGCTTTTCCAATTATAAAAACACAGTTAATAAAATGTCTACTCTGTATAGCCTGTAGCAGAATGTGAACTTGCAAAATCAATATGGTActaaatacaggtgctggtcataaaattagaatatcatcaaaaagttgatttatttcagtaattccattcaaaaagtgaaacttgtataatgtatacattcattccacacagactgatatatttcaagtgtttacttCTTTTAATttcgatgattataactgacaactaatgaaagcCCCAAAttaagtatctcagaaaatctgaatattgtgaataggttcaatattgaagacacctggtgccacactctaatcagctaattaactcaaaacacatgcaaaggtctttaaatggtctctcagtctagttctgtaggctacacaatcatggggtagactgctgacttgacagctgtccgaAAGACGACCATTgtcaccttgcacaaggagggcaagacacaaaaggtcattgctaaagaggctggctgttcacagagctctgtgtccaagcacattaatagagaggcgaagggaagggaaatatgtggtagaaaaaagtgtacgaGCAAttgggataaccgcaccctagagaggattgtgaaacaaaacccattcaaaaatgtgggggagattcacaaagagtggactgcagctggagtcactgcttcaagaaccaccacgcacagacgtatgcaagacatgggtttcagctgttggattcattgtgtcaagccactcttgaacaagacacagcgtcagaagcgtctcgcctgggctaaagacaaaaaggactggactgctgctgagtggtccaaagtcatGTTCTCTGacgaaagtaaatttagcatttcctttggaaatcaaggtcccagagtctggaggaagagaggagaggcacagaatccacattgcttgaagtccagtgtaatgtttccacagtcagtgatggattggggtgccatgtcatctgctggtgttggtccactgtgttttctgaggtccaaggtcaacgcagccgtctaccaggaagttttagagcacttcatgcttcctgctgctgaccaactttatggagatgcagatttcatttttcaacaggacttggcacctgcctacagtgccaaagctaccagtacctggtttaaggaccatggtatccctgttcttaattggccagcaaactcacctgaccttaaccctacagaaaatctatggggtattgtgaagaggaagatgcgatacgacagacccaacaatgcagaagagctgaaggccactatcagagcaaccagggctctcataacacctgagcagtgccacagactgatcgactccatgccacgccgcattgctgcagtacttcaggcaaaaggagccccaactaagtattgagtgctgtacattctcatactttttatgttcatacttttcagttggccaacatttctaaaaatatattttttgtattggtcttaagtaatattctaattttctgagatact is a window from the Esox lucius isolate fEsoLuc1 chromosome 12, fEsoLuc1.pri, whole genome shotgun sequence genome containing:
- the smim1 gene encoding small integral membrane protein 1, which translates into the protein MDSNTAGAQYNRWNEDNINLNVAGTGVTGVYNRYCTGTLGIALKVGGAVAALVAVYMIGYVTGYYVHKC